The region GTTGTGTTCCCGGGCCGTAAAAGACGACATCTCGCTCATCCGAATAGGGTGTGCGAATGGCAAGATTGTCGGAAGTCCGTGCGAGCCCAAACGCTTCTTCTCCACGGACGATGTACTGGACATCGACATATTTTCGATGAGATTCCCAGACAGCATCCGTCGGCTGTTTCGTCTGATACTCCTCAACAATGGCAATCAGAGCATCCGAATCGAGCCGATGTTTTCCCGTTGGTAACTCATGGGCCGCTGGCGAGGCGAGGAATTGCAAGGCTCTGGTAATGGCCGGGTGGCAATGAGAGTAAAAGTGCTGATTCGCGAGTTCGTCGATGATCACTGTTTGCACTGGTCCCTATTTTACACTGATCCCTGAATGGGGGCCGTTAAGGCGGAAGAGATAATCCCTGTGAGAATTCGTCATTTCACGAAAGATCAAAGCCCTGCCTTAATCTTTCTGCTGGATACGGCTGCGCAGGGATTCTACAAACTCTTGAACTGTGCTTCGCAGAGCCGACTGCAGGCGATAGGTTTCACTGTTCCGAGTCATGCCACGATTTCTGGCGACGTCGATCAGCAGAGCACTCAAAAGCAATGCGGCTGACAACAGAAATGTCGTGAGTATGGCTCGAACCATGGTAATCAAAAATTTCTGCACAGATCATGAGTTGAAGATCATCGAATTCCATATGAAGTAACCAAAGGAATTGCTTCAAGAGGGCGCTCAGGAAACAGGCTGAACGACCTCCGGAGTTTGTGCCACGACGTTGTCGTGAAGTTTTCTCAGCCCGGCAATCAGAGACTGAATTTCTTCGGCTGTGAAATTCTCGACAGCCATGGCGCGGACATCGAGGACACAATCCACGATCTTTTCCCAGATGGGCTCTGCCGCTGGGAGCAGTCGAATGATCTTCTTGCGGCGATCGCCATAGGCTTCTGTCCGCTCGATGAGTTTTGCCTGCTCCATTCGATCCAGAATTCGAACGAGTGTGGGAGGTTCGATCATCATCCGTTCGGCCAGTTCGGTCTGGCATAGTTCCTTATCCTTCGCCAGCCATCCAATCACATGGGACTGACGATAGGTGATGCCATACTTCTCGAGTTCGGCATT is a window of Planctopirus limnophila DSM 3776 DNA encoding:
- a CDS encoding YhcH/YjgK/YiaL family protein, whose protein sequence is MQTVIIDELANQHFYSHCHPAITRALQFLASPAAHELPTGKHRLDSDALIAIVEEYQTKQPTDAVWESHRKYVDVQYIVRGEEAFGLARTSDNLAIRTPYSDERDVVFYGPGTQRFVASAGMFLVFFPQDIHAPGLAVNEPSPVRKIVMKVRGDWGFNQD
- a CDS encoding MarR family winged helix-turn-helix transcriptional regulator, yielding MRQYDFESSVGYWLGTATQSYQRALNAELEKYGITYRQSHVIGWLAKDKELCQTELAERMMIEPPTLVRILDRMEQAKLIERTEAYGDRRKKIIRLLPAAEPIWEKIVDCVLDVRAMAVENFTAEEIQSLIAGLRKLHDNVVAQTPEVVQPVS